The Penaeus chinensis breed Huanghai No. 1 chromosome 12, ASM1920278v2, whole genome shotgun sequence DNA segment TTTAATTCATTATCAAATCCTTTTGAATGAAATAGTTATAAATTAAACAACTAAATCTCCTCAATCTTTATTAGCCTCTTTTTTAGAGCTCGGACACCTGAGACCCTTGCAGCCTGTGTTTCGTGTCTGGCCACAAGGACATGGTGGCTTATGATTAGGGGTCCATTCTCCCAGACTTTCATTAGCATAGAAATCCATTGGATAGCGCTGGGTGTGCCATTCTGCATGTTTCAGCGCCACTGTTGCTTCATAGGGATTTAGTAGAGGTCGGGGAAAGGATGCACCCCAATCAATGGACAGTCTTGGGCATGCCACCTGCACCCAGGCTTCTACGTCACTCATGGCTTCCAGCTTGGCAGGGAAGATTTCAGACAGCAGGACTATTACGAAGTCTTTCCCAGCAGATTCTAGCTGGTTCTGTAATGAAAGTGATTAGATATGTCATTTGAGAGAAATTATTTATACATCTGTTAGAGAGGATATGAGACTAAGCTAAATTGAAACTAAGTACAGTTAATATACATCACTACTATATGCTGATCTTTTAATTAATCTGTGTACCTAAATTATTTAACTCATTGCTACTGGGTAAATGAACTGTCAACtttagttttcttttgtgaaatgtatttacaaatagatggctccaaAATGCTTAACTGTCAAGGAGCCAGTTATTAGGACTACTTGATTTACCCTTTCCTTCAGttagttagtgtttttttttccaatactattaatattgatattattattatttgatattataattattataatggtactaTCAATGCTAAAtgctaaaaataaacaataatctcCAAAAATCATGGATAGTGATTAGCAGGTTAGATAGTAGAACTGGTAATGGACTCCTTAGTGATTAACCACTATGATCtagatgatgtgaccatcacatcatgaaaaaactGCTGATGTGAGCATGACGTCATGGTAAAATTTAGCCGagggccagggtgatgggaaagaTTCACTGTGAGTGCACAGAGCTCAATAATCAATTCCATTGATTATTGAGTGTGGAATTaaccatccatgagccatgactggaagagtgttggctccagggaggatgctatttccatgctcaggatcctacaGTGACCCGAAGCACAGATTGTATTGCAGAAAATTAAATTTTAtgaaaaaatgacacaaataagagtgttacttattgttgttattactgcaccaagttatggactacctaaagAGATGATATAGAGTCTATGTTAGGAAAACAGTCTATCACTATCAAAATAAAGCAAACCAAATGACAAATACAGACATTGGAAAAttacaaaaaagctaaaaatgcctatgcagaaaaagaaactaacacTACTAAAGGGAGGCCTGGGATCATATCACCATACATGAGTGTTCATGTGTGTCCGGCCTACTGTGGGTTCAATGTGAAAAGCTAAAAATTGCCCCTTTACCCATTCAGGCTCAATATTTAACCTTGCCATGGCCCCTTGAAAGTAGCCTTAAAGTCTCTTTTTaggctcgagagagagagagagagagagagagagagagagagagagagagagagagagagagagagagagagagagagagagagagagagagagagagagagagagagagagagagagagagagagagagagagagagagagagagagagagagagagagagagagagagagagagagagagagagagagagagagagagagagagagagagagagagaatatatattattttatgaatGGTTAAGAAAAACTAAATAGCAGTGACAATTCACAAATACCATTTCAAAgtttcattgtatatattattgttgaaGGAGTAAAAATATTTCCAAACAAAtcttgataaataataatttttagaaatacataaaaaaaaaaaaaaaaattgtaaataataTTGTAAACTAATAATGTCAGTCTCCACAACAGACAACAATCACCTAACAAACAACACTAACCTTCAAATTCTCCATGACTCTTGTGTTTCCTTGCCTGCCCAGTGTACCAAGAATCAAACCCCATTTCTTGGCAGAACTTGCTTTGTCTATTATCTCTTTGCGAATCTTCTTCATCAACGGCTGGTCATAGTATTCACGGGATAGGACTTTTGAATAGGGATTATACCTAGaaggaagatttttaaaaatgaattacCTTAGTAAAGGTGTATGGAATGGTTCTATTACACATGAATAAAATGAGAACAGAATCAGCAGAACTAAGTATTTCATATGACTAGAACATGAAATGGTTTCtatgactattatcatatatGGCCCATAATACCATTCATTAATGAATGGTATTTTAGCATACTGCTATCTCTTGACATTCTAGAGATATCTGAGAGAAAATTACAGTTTTCAGCTTAAGATTTCTTCAATGTTCATCAGCTTTGAACATTTACTCTTTaaaactcactcactttcactcaatTACTTAATTACTTATTAATTCACTTAATCTCACTCTCGTCCTCACATTTTGCAAAAAGAGGCTCTCCATACTGTACATACAATGTAATTATGACATTTGTTTAGTTTTGTGTGTAAAGTAAAGAACCTTTTTGGTGAAATGGTCTTCAGAATGATGCAACAACAGTAGCCTAAAAGTACTAATATCTGCAGCATGCattagtgttttttattattcatttatgaatGGTATATGAATGGCATACAAGAAAAACTATATGTCATATTTGTATTCTGTTGCATAATAAAACCTATACTGTACTTCTCAGGAAAATTGTATaacattagaagaaaaaaaatatggggtACTCACAGGTAGGTTGGAACCTCAGGATTTGAGATCATTATAGATTCCAAGTGGAAACGACCATCACCCAAGCATACAATGGTGTGTCCCTCAGGAACAGGAGGTGATGTGCAACCAAGAACCTCGCCTGGAGACAAGGGCCTGCACTGGGGTACGCAAACAGTATAGCCACAACTTTTGAGATCTTGTGCCATCTTCTGCAGTGAACTTACAAACTGGATTATTGACACTAATGCCAAGGGGACTGTACTTGAGAAGACAGATTTGATGGTGTCTATAAGATGCACTGTGTCAAACTGTATGTCTACAAACACATAGAGGCAAGGTATAGAACCTGTTTGATCTATGGGGACGAGACAGGAATGTCCATAATGAACCATGAAGTCTGCTCCAACAGCTCTGGCAGTAAAGTCATCAACACAACAAGCTCCATAGGTCACATCCCCCATTATTGTGGTTTCTGCTCCAGTCCAGGTCTCAATTATGTCGGCAATGGATGTCGCAAACAGCAGAAGACCTTCTGGGAACTGCAAGGCGACATGCTTTGCATTGGCTTGCTTCACCCTCCATATTGTCTTTGGGATTTCAAAGTTGTAGTTTGAGGGAAGAACCTCTATGGCTTTCTGTAGTTTGGGGTCCTTCTCTATCTCTGCTGGAACTCCCTTGATCACATTGCGGGCTGGTCGGaacaccttcctctccttctttgggGCTACAACAATTTCCTTGGACTGTGTGTCTTCCTCCATGATCTTGGCAATAGATCTGaaatgtaaaatacatatatataaaaagctaaTCCAAATTTAGATGAAAGACTTCCAATTTTAGATTCTTCAATACTAAATTATTGTCAGTAAACACCatcagtgtataaatatatgatataaatactatGAAACAAAAATTGATCAATGTTTCTGAACTGACAGCTTAGCCTTTTAATGATTATTGTACTTTAATGTCTCTAAGAAATTttacaaagaaaacagaaggaaactAACAAGAATTCAAATACAATGCAAAACAAGATCATCACATAGCTTACAGAATAAGTATCAAGGTTTCTTGCTATTCATATTGGCTTTTACatcatttatttttacacacatggTTATCTTGTAAGAACCATGCAAAGGTGAATTCCTAAATTTGAAGTGAGTGCAAAGCATCAAagcttttttattactattagacCACTAGTCACAGAATGCATGAAATACATGCCAAGtcactgtaattttagtttatcaattgtatttacacatagttgattccacaagtgcttagttatCAAGGTTCAATAATTAGTTCTAACAATCtcgcctgtttactcttttccttgatttttggagagatttttaatgttagtaatattttaacatatgtataataactataatagaaataataataaaagagtatCATTTCCCATTCCTTGGATTTTTAAGGAATGGGAAATCAAGTGTGGTCACAGTAAAGCTGATTaattgattccttggtggctgaggACTTGTGATGCTCAAAAGTGGACAAACCCGCAACCTTAGGGATAATATCTGTAAAACTGTAGAAATATAAGCTGAACATTAAATCTATACATTTTCAAACAAGCTCTAGGCAAATCAGCACTGTatcagtactatatatatatttttctacactGCACTGGCAATGTCTCCCTGACCTTTCTCTGTGAAATTAGTTTTAATTTCGTTACAGAAAgtagttttcatttatttacattctgCATTGTGACCATTACTAAGATTTATCTATAAGTTCAAAACAATTAATTTCTCATAAAATTTTCTATAAGCTTTCAGTTTGCTATGGGAAATTTAAAaggcattttttttgtttcacacagCCGTCCAACCTTGAAGTCATTATTTCTTGTTCCACACATGTACAATGAAATGTGCATGAATCTAAATCACTATTACTCAACCAAGGCCTactcctgggaatccacaaacctTCCTAACCTGGGAGCTTCAGCACCCCCCCCAATCACTGTATTTATTGTGACATACTTTCTTCATTTCTAATGTTATCATTTGCTTgcacagattatttcatgtattgaAGAGAATTGTTTTCTCCCTGTCTTTATGACAATATTATTAGATTTTCCTTAACTTGGTCATTATATCAATGTATACCAAAGTTTGTTTCATCTATATCTTGtaatggatagaaagacagaaatcaATACAATTTTCATCTATGGTATTATTTTCTTTGCAAGTTGATATTAAGAAAGTTGTGTCTATGTAATACTTTAGTATATATTTACAGGAAAATCTAATGATACTatcataaagaaagggaaaaactatactcactgatacatgaaataatctacgCATGCAAAGTGCAGAGAGTAAGTCTCAGCATCAAGTGTTCCCATGTCTCTCTACCTAGTAGTGaatatgtggaggattctttgtcttccaggGCAAGGGTTGGGGGAAGCAGCCCCCTAATGCAGGGGGGACACACCCTTGCATTAGACAATAGAGTGACTTGATATAGTGGCATATTTCATATGGATTCTTCAtattttacttaattattttcatcattatgttttCATATTCCTCATCATTTTTTTATGCTACTAGATCTCTATGGTTGCTTTctcaaatgtatatgcatttttagtTTGTGTCtccttatcatttctattatccacTATTAACtatttaacccattggtgacgggtgtagaaaactataaaaaaaatctgcgctctggcgaaccacggcaacgcgccgactttgagcgcgtgagtttggtacatcaagccgaatcactgcctcgccGCATTTCGagtgtattgttatgacgcctataggcgtgacccgtcgggaaggggttaaggacaTTACTGCTTGTTTACATTAGATGCCTCCCATAACAGAACAATAAACACTGTCAACCACTTCCTCAGTTTCCTTTAAGCTTTTGCCTGGGGATGACCTGTGGTCAGCGACATGGGGtatgtttagttttttatttaaatactattttatcagtattgtgtcactcttatcatcacaggtcattagtgttattcataaatatttcttATGGTACAAGACTATTTGTGATTTTGCAGCTCATCTGCCTTTTCTAATAATGGACTCTTTGTGCATATCTTCTTGCGCTTGTTAACTCTAGAGCTATTTTACTTTGTGTTTGTCAGACAGAGTTTGGCTTGGGTTTACAAAAAAACTAACTCTGGAGCTATTTTACTTTGTGTTTGTTGGACAAAGTTTGGCTtgggttttcaaaaaaaaaaaaagacttttctaTTATTTTGGGGACACAAAGTTTGGCTCAGGTTTTCGAAAAATTGACTTTTAAACGTTTCATAAAtctctttccttgatttttgcagatttctattagcatccagtgccatccattatcatcaacccccggttccccacgcatcccctaAGGTCGTTGACCagaggaaatatataaagaaatctgattttggaacttagtctctggaGGGAGCGTTGTTCTCGGTAACAATTACCCACAATAAAACTGAATGGAATATCAGAAAAGCTCATCCCCTCTATTGACTTTTCCTTTCTATCATCTTTTAACGAAGATAATTTTATGAACATAACACGATCCAAAACCCTGTAAAATACAAGGCACATAACTACCATCATATATAATCAATTTACTAAATGAACAATCTATTTACAAATCTCAAATGACTCACCGTGTGCCTGACAATAtttcactatcattcttataCTTACAAACCTTTTAATACCATTTAAAATACATATTAAATCCTTACCTATTATTAAACAGAATCACACGTGTTTACATTTCGTTTGTTTACTGTTCGATTCCTTTCATGACTGTCAGA contains these protein-coding regions:
- the LOC125031100 gene encoding 2-(3-amino-3-carboxypropyl)histidine synthase subunit 1 isoform X2, giving the protein MEEDTQSKEIVVAPKKERKVFRPARNVIKGVPAEIEKDPKLQKAIEVLPSNYNFEIPKTIWRVKQANAKHVALQFPEGLLLFATSIADIIETWTGAETTIMGDVTYGACCVDDFTARAVGADFMVHYGHSCLVPIDQTGSIPCLYVFVDIQFDTVHLIDTIKSVFSSTVPLALVSIIQFVSSLQKMAQDLKSCGYTVCVPQCRPLSPGEVLGCTSPPVPEGHTIVCLGDGRFHLESIMISNPEVPTYLYNPYSKVLSREYYDQPLMKKIRKEIIDKASSAKKWGLILGTLGRQGNTRVMENLKNQLESAGKDFVIVLLSEIFPAKLEAMSDVEAWVQVACPRLSIDWGASFPRPLLNPYEATVALKHAEWHTQRYPMDFYANESLGEWTPNHKPPCPCGQTRNTGCKGLRCPSSKKEANKD
- the LOC125031100 gene encoding 2-(3-amino-3-carboxypropyl)histidine synthase subunit 1 isoform X1; the encoded protein is MCLNEIARLHRTSSIAKIMEEDTQSKEIVVAPKKERKVFRPARNVIKGVPAEIEKDPKLQKAIEVLPSNYNFEIPKTIWRVKQANAKHVALQFPEGLLLFATSIADIIETWTGAETTIMGDVTYGACCVDDFTARAVGADFMVHYGHSCLVPIDQTGSIPCLYVFVDIQFDTVHLIDTIKSVFSSTVPLALVSIIQFVSSLQKMAQDLKSCGYTVCVPQCRPLSPGEVLGCTSPPVPEGHTIVCLGDGRFHLESIMISNPEVPTYLYNPYSKVLSREYYDQPLMKKIRKEIIDKASSAKKWGLILGTLGRQGNTRVMENLKNQLESAGKDFVIVLLSEIFPAKLEAMSDVEAWVQVACPRLSIDWGASFPRPLLNPYEATVALKHAEWHTQRYPMDFYANESLGEWTPNHKPPCPCGQTRNTGCKGLRCPSSKKEANKD